CAGGCCACGCCCTCGCCGAGTGCGATGCCGTCCGCCGAACCGTCGAAGGCGCGGGAGCGGCCGGTCGGGGACAGGGCGTGCACGGAGGAGAAGAGGACGTAGTCGTTGATGCCGTTGTGCAGGTCGGCGCCGCCGCAGAGCACCACGTCGGAGGTGCCGCCGACGAGTTCCTTGCAGGCGACGTCCACCGCGGCGAGCGAGGAGGCGCAGGCCGCGTCCACGGTGTAGTTGGCGCCGCCGAGGTCGAGCCGGTTGGCGATCCGCCCGGAGATGACGTTGGCGAGCATGCCGGGGAAGGAGTCCTCGGTGAGCTGCGGGAGCTGGTCGTCGAGGCCCGCCGGGACGCTGCCGTAGTAGGAGGGCAGGACCGCCCTCAGCGTGGCCGCGTTCGACAGGTCGCTGCCCGCCTCCGCGCCGAACACCACCGAGGTGCGGGAGCGGTCGAACTCCCGCTCCCCTTCGCCGTATCCGGCGTCCTCCAGGGCACGCCGGGCCGCCTCCAGGGACAGCAGCTGCACCGGCTCGACGCTGCCGAGCGACGTGGGCGGGATGCCGTACCGCAGGGGGTCGAAGGGGATGCGGGGCAGGAAGCCGCCCCACTTGGACGGGGTCGACTCGCCGTGGTGGACGGCCGGGTCCCAGCGGTCGGCCGGGACCTCGCCCACCGCGTCCACGCCCCCGACCACGTTCGCCCAGAAGGTGGGCAGGTCGGGTGCCTGCGGGAACATGCACGCCATGCCGACGACGGCGATGTCCAGCGGGGCCGGGGCGGCCGGCTCCCGGACCGTCTTCCCCTGTCCCAACTCGGCTGCTCGCAAGGTGAGATGCTCGATCGCGCCGGTGGTCACCGACTCGTGCAGCGCGGCGACCGTGGTGGTCGCCGAGCGCAGCACGGCCACCGCCCCGGCCATGAACATCCCTTCGGCGAGCTGGCGTTGCTCGTCGACCGGGGTGAGGGAGCCGTCGGTGTCGCGGGTCACGCCTTTGCTCGCGATGCGCAGCCGGCCGACGTTGAGCCGCTCCAGGGACTCCCAGATCCGCCGGTCCCCGGCGCCCTCGGCCCGCAGCCGGGCCTCCTCGTCGCGGTAGCCGGCGGCGAACGGGCTCGGCACGCAGCGGGTGGCGTGTCCCGGCGCCGACTCCAGGAGCGTGGTGCGCTCGGCGGCCATGACCTGCCGCTGGAAGAGCGGCCGGATCGCGCCGCAGGACACGGCCTCCTCGGTGAACAGGTACGCGGTGCCCATCAGCATGCCGACGGCCGCTCCGCGCGCGGTCAGCGGCGCGGCGAGCGCGGCGACCATCGCCGCCGACCGTTCGTCGTGGACTCCGCCCGCGAAGAACACTTCGACGTCCTCGGCCCCGTGTCCCTCCGACCAGTCCTCCAGGACCGCCAGTTGGGCCTCCCAGAGCGGGAAACTGCCGCGGGGTCCGACGTGTCCGCCGCACTCCGAGCCCTCGAACACGAACCGGCGCGCCCCGGCCTCCAGGAACTGCCGCAGCAGCCCCGGCGACGGCACGTGCAGGAAGGTCCGGATGCCGTCCCGCTCCAGCGCCTGCGCCTGGGACGGCCGGCCGCCCGCGATGATCGCGTGCGTCGGCCGCAGCTCCCGTACGGCCTCCAGCTGTGCGGCGCGCACGTCCTCCGGCGCGAAGCCGAGCACGCCCACGCCCCAGGGCCGGCCGGCCACCGCGTCCCGGGTCTCGGCGAGCATCGCCCGCGTCCGCGCGCCGTCCGCCAACGCCAGGGCGAGGAAGGGCAGCGCCCCGTCGGCCGCCACGGCGGCGGCGAACGCGGCGCCGTCGCTCACCCTTGTCATCGGTCCCTGGGCGAGGGGGAGTCGGGTGCCCAGCGCCCGGCTCATCGGTGACCCGGCCCGCAGCGCCCGTACGGCCGTGTCGTCGCGTGACGCGGCCAGGACCGCGTCCCGCAGCGCCCGCAGGGTCCGCCGCACGTCACCCCAGCGCTCGGCGAACCGGGCGGCGAGGAAGCCGTCCTGGCCCACCGGGAGCAGCTGTCCGCGCGGATCCTGCGCGCCCAGCAGCGCCGCCACCGCCTGCGGTCCCGCGCCCTCCGCGAGTCGCGGGGCGTCCGGGCCGCGCCGCAGCAGAACCCGGTGTCCGGCGAGGACGACGGTCTCCGAGCCGTCCAGGGTGCGCAGCGCCGCGGCGGCGGGTTCGGGCAGCGCCGACTCGGCGAGCAGCGCGAGCTGGCTGTCCAGGACGACGCCGGCCGCACCGCCGGCCACCGCGGCGGCGGCCGTGCGCGGTCCGATTCCGCCGCACGCCCACACCGGCGAGGTCACCTCGGGTGCGGCGAGGAGCTGCTGGAGGAGGACGAAGGTGCTCAGTTCGCCGATCCGGCCACCGCTCTCGGCGCCACGGGCGATCAGGCCGTGCGCCCCGGCGCGTAACGCGTCCCGGGCGCCCGCCAGGTCGGTGACCTCGACCAGCACGCGGTAGCGCGCCGAAAGGCCGGCGATCGGCCAGGGCGCCGCGTCGGTGTCCGCGGCCTCCGCTGCCTGTGCCGCCTCCGTGGTGAGGACCACCGTGTGCGGGCCGTCGGGCCCCAGGTCGGCGGGGGTGAGCCGGCAGTGCGCGCCGACCCGGACCCCGAAGGCGCCCGGGGAGGCGTGGCGCAGGCGGGACAGGGCCTCGCGGGTTCTTCGGTCACCGGCTCCCAGGTCGAGTACGCCGAGCCCGCCGGCCCGGTTGATCGCCAGGGCGAGCCCGGCATCGGGTTCGCCGAAAGGAGTGATGCCGATGATCATGTCCTCGGAACGCACAGCAGACGTCATGATTCTCCGAATCAAGGGTGAGACTGCACGGTGGGGGGTTCGGGACAGCAATGGCGGCTCACCGGATTCCCGCGGGCAGGAATCCACCGCGGAACGCCGTTCTAAAGCGCGTGCTCGAAACGCGTTGAAAGGTAGTGCGCTTATTACTCACTGGTCAACGTTCGAACGATCGGACGGTATCCAGCCGCAATGATTCGGTCAGTTGTGGGCGGAGGGCCAGGGCGTAGGAAATCGGATGAATTCCTTTCGGGGCCGGCCTCGTTCACCCTCCACTCACACTGTAGAAACATGAACGAACGCAGGAAATGGGTTACTATGGACCGCTTGTCCGAATCGACACGCACATTCCCGGCGTCGGTCGCGTGGCGGGGAAAATTCTGTGTGTCGGTCCTGGAGTGACCGGGAAAGGCTTGTGCTGATGACGGTGCTCGAGTCGCCCAGTGAGACGGGCCTTGACGCCGGCCGGACTGCCGCGAAGACTGGAATGACTACGGAGTCGAGCCGGTCCTCGGGAGGTCGTCGACCGGCTTGACTGCGTGGCCCCTCCCCGCGAGGCCGGGCGCTTCACACGCTGTAGCCCCCGTCCACCCCCAGGGCCTGGCCCGTGATGAACCCGGCCCGGTCCGAGGCGAGGAAGGACACCGCCTCCGCGATGTCCGCCGCCTCCCCGAACCGGCGCAGCGGGATGTTCCGCCGGGTGACGGCGAGCGCCTCGTCGTCCAGTTCGCCGGACTCGGTCAGCCGGCCCGCGATGCCGTCGGTGAGCATGCCGGGCGCGACGCAGTTGACGCGGACCCCGTAGCGCCCCTCCTCGGCGGCCAGGGCGCGGGCGACCGCCTCGACCGCTCCCTTCGCCCCCGAGGACAGTCCGTCGCGCACCGGGAAGCGCCGGGTGGCGACGGTGGTGACCGCGACGATGCTGCCTCGGCTCCGGCGCAGGACGGGCAGCGCCGGATGGGCGAGATTGAAGAACGCCACGGCGTCCGCCTCGAGTTGGGCCCGGTACTCGCCCGGGGTCACCCGGCTCAGATGCCGCATCGGCACATGCGGACCGGCCGCGTACACGAGCGTGTGGATGCCGCCGTACGCCTCGGCGGTCGCGGTCACCGCCCGGGCCGTCGCCGTCTCGTCGGTCAGGTCCAGGGGGAGCGGCACGAGTCCCTTCGTCTCGTCGGCGAGGGCCTCGGCCGCCTCCCGCCGGGCCCGGTAGGTGAACACCACCGCGCTGCCGCGTGCCGCCAGCGTCCGTACGGCCGCCGCGCCGATGCCGCCCGTGCCGCCCGCGACGAACGCCACCCCCGGCCGACCGGAGAAGTCCTCCTCCATGCCCCACCGTCCTCCCTGTCCCGGCGCCCCGGTGCTCCCGCCCCCGTCTCCCGGTCCCGGGGTCTTGGCGATGACCACCTTCATGACCTCCACCATGTAGCCGTATCCGCCGAAGAGTTGAAGACATCGGTCGACGGCACGTCCCGGCCGGATCTCCAGGCCTCCCGCACGGTCGCCCGGCTCGGTCCCGTCTGTTGGACCGGCTGCCGTTCCGGGGGCAGCGCCAGGCCCTCGCCGAAATCCCCCGACAGGATCCGCTCGCGCACCTCGGCGGTCGGCACGTCCGAGCCCTTCGGGGCGGTCGGCGTGCCGAGACGGGGGCGGGGTGCTCGGAGCGAACCGGGCGGCTTCACGGAGGTGTGCCGAGGGGCCGTATGGGTCCGGGGTGACGGCGTACGGAGTGTTGCCCCGGTGATCGATGTGACAATCAGCCCATAGTGCCCGTATGACGCGTACCCGTACGGCGCTGCTGTGTGCCGCCGCTCTCCTCGCCTCCACCCTCCAGACGGCGGCCGCGGCCGCGACCGCGTACCCCGATCACCAGGACCGGGCCTGCGCCGCCACCCGGAACCCCCGGGGCCAGGCGCGCGAGGTCCTCGCCCTCGTCCGCGCGGCCCGCAAGGAACTCGGTCTCAAGGCCGCCCTGGTCAAGGTCACGGTCGGCGGGCGTGAGCTCGTCACCGGCGCGGACGGCGAGTCCCTCACGGATGTGCCCGCCACGCCCGCCGCGCACTTCCGGACCGGCTCGGTCGGCATCGCCTTCATGGGCACGGTGCTGCTCCAGCTCGTCCAGGAGCACAAGGCGCGCCTCGACGACCCGGTCTCCCGCTGGCTGCCGGACCTGCCGCACGGCGACAAGATCACCCTGCGGATGCTCGGCGACTCGACGTCGGGCCTGCACGACTACGTCACCGACCCGCTCTTCCTGAAGAAGCTCTACGCCGACCCCTGGCAGCACTGGACCCCCGAGGAGGTCGTCGGGTTCTCCCTCAACCACCCCCTGTGGTACCGGCCGGGCACCAACTGGAGCTACTCGCACGCCAACTTCGTCCTCCTCGGCCGCGCTCTGGAGGAGATCTCCGACACCCCGCTCGACCGCCTCCTGCGGGAACGCGTCATGAAACCCCTCAAGCTGCGCAACACCCGCAACAACGACACCGCGCTCATCCAGCCGCCCGTGCTGCACGCCTACGACGACGAGCGCGGCACCTACGAGGAGTCCACCTACTGGAACCCCTCCTGGACCACCGCCCCGGGTGCCGTCCTGACCCAGGACATCTGCGACCTGGCCCGCTCCGGGCAGGCCATCGGCTCGGGCGAACTGCTCTCGAAGCGCGCGTTCCGCACCCAGCTGGACCCGGGCACCATCGGCCTCGGGCACCC
The sequence above is a segment of the Streptomyces asoensis genome. Coding sequences within it:
- a CDS encoding GntR family transcriptional regulator, with translation MKPPGSLRAPRPRLGTPTAPKGSDVPTAEVRERILSGDFGEGLALPPERQPVQQTGPSRATVREAWRSGRDVPSTDVFNSSADTATWWRS
- a CDS encoding serine hydrolase domain-containing protein, producing the protein MTRTRTALLCAAALLASTLQTAAAAATAYPDHQDRACAATRNPRGQAREVLALVRAARKELGLKAALVKVTVGGRELVTGADGESLTDVPATPAAHFRTGSVGIAFMGTVLLQLVQEHKARLDDPVSRWLPDLPHGDKITLRMLGDSTSGLHDYVTDPLFLKKLYADPWQHWTPEEVVGFSLNHPLWYRPGTNWSYSHANFVLLGRALEEISDTPLDRLLRERVMKPLKLRNTRNNDTALIQPPVLHAYDDERGTYEESTYWNPSWTTAPGAVLTQDICDLARSGQAIGSGELLSKRAFRTQLDPGTIGLGHPTANCPATVCLPMTEDFHFGIGVVVKNGWVVQNPSFFGYAAVMAYEPHQRLSIAVSTTVGPDAPEGNTAQTITERIADLLAPQHPLSG
- a CDS encoding SDR family NAD(P)-dependent oxidoreductase, whose amino-acid sequence is MEEDFSGRPGVAFVAGGTGGIGAAAVRTLAARGSAVVFTYRARREAAEALADETKGLVPLPLDLTDETATARAVTATAEAYGGIHTLVYAAGPHVPMRHLSRVTPGEYRAQLEADAVAFFNLAHPALPVLRRSRGSIVAVTTVATRRFPVRDGLSSGAKGAVEAVARALAAEEGRYGVRVNCVAPGMLTDGIAGRLTESGELDDEALAVTRRNIPLRRFGEAADIAEAVSFLASDRAGFITGQALGVDGGYSV